In Armatimonadota bacterium, the following proteins share a genomic window:
- a CDS encoding redoxin domain-containing protein, with protein MFTALIAAVLAIPQPIVERGKWLTDFERAKHDAKATGRPIIANFTGSDWCPYCIRLEKEVFRTQMFQDWALDNAILFEADFPRGKDLPEALKKQNDLLNSEYSVSAYPTILFLNGDGEILGRSGYLQTPGPVTWINHAQTEIAKGRGILAECEGIPAIAQKELKARDLRGSQFPDWDFGKPATGNLPASLKGKTVLIDFWATWCGPCIEEMPKLNRWYKEFGGDLIVVGVSDEEPEKVRNFASRHGIEYPLVADKEHRLQDLFQLQSIPQMVLVSADGVVRWQGSPGDGDPLTSVMIRRLIDATQPEVMN; from the coding sequence ATGTTCACGGCGTTGATCGCAGCAGTGCTGGCAATCCCCCAACCGATAGTGGAGCGGGGAAAGTGGCTCACCGATTTTGAGCGGGCAAAGCACGACGCCAAAGCCACGGGCCGGCCGATCATCGCCAATTTCACCGGTTCAGATTGGTGCCCCTATTGCATCCGGCTGGAGAAGGAGGTTTTCCGCACCCAAATGTTCCAGGACTGGGCCTTGGACAACGCCATCTTGTTCGAAGCTGATTTCCCGAGGGGCAAGGATCTGCCGGAAGCCCTCAAGAAGCAGAACGACCTCCTCAATTCCGAATACTCGGTTTCGGCCTATCCGACGATTTTGTTCTTGAACGGGGATGGGGAAATCTTGGGCCGATCCGGCTATCTGCAAACCCCCGGCCCGGTGACGTGGATCAACCATGCCCAAACCGAAATTGCAAAAGGTCGGGGAATTCTAGCCGAATGCGAAGGAATTCCGGCGATTGCCCAAAAAGAACTAAAAGCCCGCGACTTGCGCGGCTCGCAGTTCCCGGATTGGGATTTTGGGAAGCCGGCCACCGGGAATTTGCCGGCAAGCCTCAAAGGCAAAACCGTGTTGATCGATTTTTGGGCTACATGGTGCGGCCCGTGCATTGAAGAAATGCCCAAGTTGAACCGCTGGTACAAAGAATTCGGCGGGGATTTGATCGTGGTGGGGGTCAGCGATGAGGAGCCGGAAAAGGTCCGAAACTTTGCGTCGCGCCACGGCATCGAATATCCTCTGGTTGCGGACAAAGAGCACAGGCTCCAGGATCTGTTCCAGTTGCAAAGCATTCCGCAAATGGTGTTGGTCTCAGCGGATGGGGTCGTGCGATGGCAGGGCAGTCCCGGCGATGGCGACCCGCTGACATCTGTGATGATCAGACGCTTGATCGACGCCACTCAACCGGAGGTAATGAATTGA
- a CDS encoding GDSL family lipase, whose amino-acid sequence MIATALAALMFGMQENPACVPVENEAPTKAGSYDWMARHHEVLDLIKTGQNFEFALIGDSITHGWGGVPKPGKDWAGGDPEGYDKLFGPYHPINLGFGWDQTGHVLWRIQHGELDGITLKGAMLAIGTNNLGWHTNEQVYGGIVAVVDAIRAKQPKAKILVLGILPRAYGGNKDDMARVSAVNKMLADKKWGKDIRYADTGAGFLDESGQPKKALMDDLLHPNHVGYEVWGKAIEPVLRDMMGR is encoded by the coding sequence TTGATCGCCACCGCCCTGGCCGCATTGATGTTTGGCATGCAAGAGAATCCGGCTTGCGTGCCGGTCGAGAATGAAGCTCCGACCAAAGCAGGCTCCTACGATTGGATGGCGCGGCATCACGAGGTTCTCGACCTCATCAAAACCGGCCAAAACTTTGAGTTCGCCCTAATCGGCGATTCCATCACCCACGGCTGGGGCGGCGTTCCCAAGCCCGGCAAAGATTGGGCGGGCGGCGACCCCGAAGGGTACGACAAGCTGTTTGGCCCCTACCACCCGATCAACCTTGGTTTTGGCTGGGATCAAACCGGCCATGTGCTGTGGCGCATTCAACATGGCGAACTTGATGGCATCACATTGAAGGGGGCGATGCTCGCCATCGGCACCAATAACCTGGGTTGGCACACCAACGAGCAGGTGTATGGTGGGATTGTTGCGGTGGTCGATGCCATCCGCGCCAAACAGCCAAAGGCAAAGATTTTGGTTCTCGGGATTTTGCCGCGCGCCTATGGTGGCAACAAAGACGACATGGCCAGGGTCAGCGCGGTCAACAAGATGCTGGCGGACAAAAAGTGGGGCAAAGATATCCGGTACGCCGATACGGGGGCTGGATTCTTGGATGAAAGCGGCCAACCAAAGAAAGCCTTGATGGACGATCTTTTGCACCCTAACCACGTCGGTTACGAGGTGTGGGGTAAAGCCATTGAGCCGGTTTTGCGCGATATGATGGGCAGATAG
- a CDS encoding GDSL family lipase, with amino-acid sequence MIAAVAALIALAENTAIKPEPRGDAWWTTRHQQALDLIKSGRKIELALIGDSITHGWGGLPQPNETWKGVAPDLYDKLFGPYNPINLGFSGDRTQHVLWRLDNGELDGYKPKVCMVMIGTNNMGSNSPEEIAEGVTAVVNKIHAKAPEAKVLLCSILPREWENGEIRKKVAATNAILAKQKWGDYVAYTPCWDGFLNEDNRMIEGLMPDQLHPNDKGYEVWADMIRPTLKRLMGG; translated from the coding sequence ATGATCGCTGCCGTTGCCGCCCTCATCGCCCTTGCCGAAAACACCGCCATCAAGCCGGAACCCCGTGGTGACGCCTGGTGGACTACCCGGCACCAACAAGCCTTGGATTTGATCAAGAGTGGAAGAAAGATCGAGCTGGCCTTGATCGGCGATTCCATTACCCATGGTTGGGGCGGCCTGCCGCAACCGAACGAAACCTGGAAGGGGGTGGCCCCCGATCTTTACGACAAGCTTTTTGGCCCCTACAACCCGATCAACCTGGGGTTTAGCGGAGACCGCACCCAGCATGTTTTGTGGCGGTTGGACAACGGCGAACTCGACGGCTACAAACCCAAGGTGTGCATGGTGATGATCGGCACGAACAACATGGGATCCAACAGCCCGGAAGAAATCGCCGAGGGCGTGACGGCCGTGGTCAATAAGATCCACGCGAAGGCTCCGGAAGCCAAAGTCCTCCTCTGCTCGATCCTGCCCCGGGAATGGGAAAACGGCGAGATTCGCAAGAAAGTGGCCGCGACGAATGCGATTCTGGCAAAGCAAAAATGGGGCGATTATGTGGCCTACACACCCTGTTGGGATGGTTTTTTGAATGAAGACAACCGGATGATCGAGGGGCTCATGCCCGACCAATTGCACCCGAACGACAAAGGGTACGAAGTGTGGGCCGACATGATCCGCCCGACATTGAAACGGCTGATGGGCGGTTAA
- a CDS encoding aminotransferase class V-fold PLP-dependent enzyme, producing the protein MTDAIPYTQQEIQELIAPLFSRHDPKGIYLANHSLGRPLDATQTHIDDFLTHWYGDLDAAWEPWLKALEAFQLKVKGLLHLPDPGHVVMKTSAGQGLRAVLNSFPPGKKIRILTTSMEFDSIDFILRTYSDQDLVDVIFLEPTGHEGCVPLFSGADLASALEPGTDLVVASLVNFTTGQILPEAEALVEAAHQNGTAVLFDTYHSFGVVDLPWTGADFAIGGSYKYVHGGPGACWLAISPQVAGSSEWQTRDTGWFAKKELFGYQRDADRAEGPRAWWESTPPVIEAYQALAGLEYLERFEVGRLLATNLLQQQQIRAAFSRQGLPVFDPVDPTQFGAFSLLPAANHKEVVDQLKKQGIRVDSRNGFVRFGPHPLNTQEEFEQVARALKGIRLD; encoded by the coding sequence GTGACCGATGCCATCCCATACACCCAACAAGAAATCCAGGAGCTGATCGCGCCGCTCTTTTCCCGGCACGACCCAAAGGGCATTTACCTGGCCAACCATTCCCTGGGCCGGCCCCTTGACGCCACCCAAACGCATATCGATGACTTCCTGACCCATTGGTATGGCGATCTGGACGCGGCATGGGAACCGTGGCTCAAGGCTTTGGAGGCTTTCCAATTAAAGGTCAAGGGCCTCCTCCACCTCCCCGATCCGGGCCATGTCGTCATGAAAACATCCGCCGGGCAGGGACTGAGAGCCGTTTTGAATAGCTTCCCGCCCGGGAAGAAAATCCGCATCCTGACCACCTCGATGGAGTTCGACAGCATCGACTTCATCTTGCGCACCTATTCCGACCAAGACCTTGTCGATGTCATTTTTTTGGAGCCGACCGGCCACGAGGGGTGTGTTCCCCTGTTCAGCGGCGCAGATTTGGCTTCCGCATTGGAACCGGGCACCGACCTTGTGGTTGCGAGCCTTGTGAACTTCACCACGGGCCAAATTCTGCCTGAGGCCGAGGCATTGGTGGAAGCAGCCCATCAGAACGGTACCGCCGTCCTTTTTGACACCTACCACTCATTCGGTGTGGTGGATCTCCCATGGACGGGGGCTGATTTTGCCATCGGCGGCAGCTACAAATATGTCCACGGGGGGCCGGGGGCCTGTTGGCTGGCCATCAGCCCCCAAGTGGCTGGCTCCAGCGAGTGGCAAACCCGGGACACTGGCTGGTTTGCCAAAAAGGAGTTGTTCGGCTACCAACGCGATGCCGACCGGGCCGAAGGCCCTCGCGCCTGGTGGGAATCGACCCCGCCGGTCATCGAGGCATACCAAGCCCTTGCCGGGCTTGAGTATTTGGAACGGTTCGAGGTCGGCCGGCTACTGGCCACCAACCTCCTGCAGCAGCAACAGATCCGGGCGGCATTCAGCCGTCAAGGCCTTCCCGTCTTCGACCCGGTGGATCCGACCCAGTTCGGCGCGTTCTCACTGTTGCCGGCAGCAAACCACAAGGAGGTTGTCGACCAGTTGAAAAAACAGGGCATCCGGGTTGATTCGCGCAACGGCTTTGTGCGGTTTGGCCCTCACCCTCTCAACACGCAAGAGGAATTCGAACAGGTTGCCCGGGCTTTGAAAGGAATCCGGCTGGATTAA
- a CDS encoding tryptophan 2,3-dioxygenase translates to MSRPFEPTIHQDFADRMDYGGYLRLDRILAAQEPLSNPVHHDEMLFIIQHQTSELWMKLVIHELRAAIGHVQRDELSPCFKILARVKHVQRMLFEQWAVLQTLTPSEYVQFRGVLGRASGFQSHQFRTIEFLLGNKDPQSVSVFKHNAAIFQELTETLHAPSLYDEFLLFLKRRGFAIPDSAANRDFSQPYQANPEITQVFREIYSDPPVNWDSYEMAEKLIDIEEQFTLWRVRHMLTVERIIGFKTGTGGSSGVPFLRQAVNIRLFPELWSVRTEL, encoded by the coding sequence ATGTCCCGGCCGTTCGAGCCCACCATCCATCAAGACTTTGCCGACCGGATGGATTACGGCGGTTACTTGCGGCTTGACCGCATCCTGGCCGCCCAAGAACCTCTCTCCAACCCCGTTCACCACGACGAGATGCTCTTCATCATCCAGCATCAGACTTCTGAGCTCTGGATGAAGCTCGTGATCCACGAATTGCGGGCCGCCATCGGCCACGTGCAGCGCGACGAACTCAGCCCATGCTTCAAAATCCTGGCCCGGGTCAAACATGTCCAGCGAATGCTGTTTGAACAGTGGGCCGTTTTGCAAACCCTCACCCCAAGCGAATACGTCCAGTTCCGAGGCGTTCTTGGGAGGGCTTCCGGATTCCAATCCCACCAGTTCCGCACCATCGAGTTCCTTTTGGGAAACAAAGACCCCCAATCCGTTTCCGTCTTTAAACACAACGCTGCCATATTCCAAGAACTGACGGAAACGTTGCACGCGCCGAGCCTTTACGACGAGTTCCTTTTGTTCCTCAAACGCAGGGGCTTTGCCATCCCCGATTCGGCCGCTAACCGGGATTTTTCCCAACCGTACCAAGCAAATCCCGAGATCACCCAAGTCTTCCGAGAGATTTATTCCGACCCCCCGGTGAATTGGGACTCCTATGAAATGGCGGAAAAACTGATTGACATCGAAGAGCAGTTCACGTTGTGGCGGGTCCGCCATATGCTCACTGTGGAACGCATTATTGGGTTCAAAACCGGCACCGGCGGATCATCCGGGGTGCCGTTCCTTCGGCAAGCTGTGAACATCAGGCTATTCCCCGAACTCTGGTCAGTCAGGACGGAACTGTGA
- a CDS encoding PAS domain-containing protein, with amino-acid sequence MAGRGEELLHLAALGLTDKDIADRLCISVRTVEGHWRRLREQTGIPNRAGLVADAFRKQASAAKAEMAEHNGRLADQVAQLQGETARLRDSHAQLEGEARIRSARLQQEINELYTKVNQLKSQSAQQAELNAIVLKGSVLAFKVEAEAPFRCLFISDSVRAFGYRPTEFTDGEIPVTTLFHPEDFESAWAAALDQIQSGTHRMDRRYRLITKRGEERLVLDRCIYEEAAEGSPATLSVFAFDITHTEYADLSPSGIRLA; translated from the coding sequence ATGGCGGGTCGCGGAGAGGAACTGCTGCATCTTGCCGCTTTAGGGCTCACAGACAAAGACATCGCGGATCGCTTGTGCATCAGCGTCCGAACTGTCGAAGGGCACTGGAGAAGGCTGCGGGAGCAAACCGGAATTCCCAATCGGGCCGGTTTGGTCGCGGACGCGTTCCGGAAACAGGCCTCGGCGGCAAAGGCCGAAATGGCCGAACACAACGGCCGGCTTGCCGACCAGGTGGCCCAACTCCAAGGGGAAACTGCCCGACTCCGGGACTCCCACGCCCAGTTGGAAGGGGAGGCCCGGATCAGGTCGGCGCGGTTGCAACAAGAAATCAACGAACTCTACACCAAGGTGAACCAATTGAAGAGCCAGTCCGCACAACAGGCCGAACTCAACGCCATCGTCCTCAAAGGCAGCGTGCTGGCATTCAAAGTAGAGGCCGAAGCCCCGTTCCGGTGCCTGTTCATCAGCGATTCCGTCCGCGCCTTTGGCTATCGCCCCACCGAATTCACCGATGGCGAAATCCCGGTCACCACGCTGTTCCATCCCGAAGACTTTGAATCTGCGTGGGCTGCTGCGCTCGACCAAATCCAATCGGGCACCCACCGCATGGATCGCCGATACCGGCTGATAACGAAGCGAGGCGAAGAACGGCTGGTGCTTGACCGGTGCATCTACGAAGAAGCGGCCGAGGGTAGCCCGGCAACCCTATCCGTTTTCGCTTTCGACATCACCCACACCGAATATGCCGATCTCTCCCCATCTGGCATCCGGTTGGCCTAA
- a CDS encoding M61 family metallopeptidase has protein sequence MRFVALMALTTALVSPAFARVDYSVRIVKGGDGVQVEMTVPSDGKAFRVQMPNWAPGSYRLANSAQFVADISAQRSSRKVSVTKVDDNTWEVGAGMSGNAVITYTRKTGPLTDRLHLTGPSYYLYAVGRTQEACTLDFSLPEGWRATNGLLEKDGRFVAESYDVMADAPTTIGVFESDFYEVRGVKHEIAYFGGDPSKVDRQKVKETCQKISEAEASFWGGLPFKKYVWHFTVLQSQDGGWGLEHLSSTTIGLAQGFGKGTVSVLAHELFHAWNVKRIRSSVLGPFDYTKLPKTGALWWLEGVTDYYADVILYRYGLYEETDMLGSIVSNVRTTRANDQRMQVSPYDSSYRVGEAANGQGNSAGFGVNYYNTGWLVGICLDIEIRSRTNGKKSLDDVIKGLYEQCRDNKPGFAEGAIRDELVKVGGKEMGPLYDKWVREPGELPVEAQLAKIGYTLQTKVETFGNPGFALSWLADGRLMVGRGARPEGINIGDEVISVDGIAKVADTEAQKEVQARWKAAMAPGKTVHFVFQQGDMTAERDLEVKATTSTSYSVIPDESASPNAVRLRKGWHLGSQ, from the coding sequence ATGCGATTTGTGGCCCTAATGGCACTGACAACCGCGCTTGTCTCCCCGGCGTTTGCCCGCGTTGATTATTCCGTCCGGATTGTGAAGGGCGGCGATGGCGTGCAGGTTGAAATGACCGTCCCGAGCGACGGGAAGGCGTTCCGTGTTCAAATGCCGAATTGGGCTCCGGGGTCTTACCGTTTGGCCAACAGCGCCCAATTCGTGGCAGATATATCGGCCCAGCGGTCGAGCCGAAAAGTTTCGGTCACAAAAGTCGACGACAACACGTGGGAGGTTGGGGCTGGAATGAGCGGCAACGCCGTGATCACCTACACCCGAAAGACCGGGCCGCTGACCGACCGGTTGCACTTGACTGGCCCTTCTTATTACCTTTATGCAGTGGGCCGCACCCAAGAGGCCTGCACGCTCGACTTTTCCCTCCCGGAAGGATGGCGGGCAACCAACGGTTTGTTGGAGAAGGACGGTCGGTTTGTGGCCGAAAGCTACGATGTGATGGCCGACGCGCCAACGACGATCGGGGTGTTCGAATCCGACTTTTACGAAGTCCGCGGGGTAAAGCACGAAATTGCCTATTTTGGTGGTGACCCTAGCAAGGTAGACCGCCAAAAAGTGAAAGAAACGTGCCAAAAGATTTCTGAAGCCGAAGCATCGTTTTGGGGCGGGTTGCCGTTCAAAAAGTACGTTTGGCACTTCACGGTTTTGCAAAGCCAAGATGGCGGCTGGGGGCTGGAGCACCTGAGCTCCACAACAATCGGTTTGGCCCAGGGGTTTGGAAAAGGCACAGTCTCTGTCCTGGCCCACGAACTCTTCCACGCCTGGAACGTCAAGCGGATCCGCTCATCGGTTCTCGGGCCGTTTGATTACACGAAACTGCCCAAAACCGGCGCGCTGTGGTGGCTTGAAGGCGTGACCGACTATTACGCCGACGTGATCCTCTACCGGTATGGTCTTTACGAGGAGACTGATATGCTGGGGAGCATTGTCTCAAACGTCCGGACCACCCGGGCCAACGATCAGCGGATGCAGGTCAGCCCCTACGATTCGAGCTACCGGGTTGGCGAAGCCGCCAATGGGCAAGGGAACAGTGCCGGTTTTGGCGTCAACTATTACAACACGGGGTGGCTGGTCGGGATCTGCCTTGACATCGAAATCCGGTCTCGCACAAACGGCAAAAAGAGTCTGGACGATGTGATCAAAGGGCTCTATGAGCAATGCCGGGACAACAAGCCGGGGTTCGCCGAAGGGGCGATCCGCGACGAATTGGTCAAGGTCGGCGGCAAAGAGATGGGGCCGCTTTATGACAAATGGGTTCGAGAGCCTGGAGAGCTCCCGGTCGAAGCCCAGTTGGCCAAAATCGGATACACGCTGCAAACCAAAGTGGAAACTTTCGGCAACCCCGGGTTCGCATTGAGCTGGTTGGCAGACGGCCGGCTGATGGTTGGCCGGGGGGCACGGCCCGAAGGCATCAACATCGGAGACGAAGTCATTTCGGTTGACGGGATCGCCAAAGTCGCGGATACTGAAGCTCAGAAGGAAGTCCAGGCCCGGTGGAAAGCAGCAATGGCGCCCGGCAAAACGGTGCACTTTGTGTTCCAGCAAGGCGACATGACCGCGGAGCGTGATTTGGAGGTCAAGGCCACGACATCGACATCCTATTCCGTGATTCCGGATGAATCAGCCTCTCCGAATGCGGTTCGCCTGCGGAAAGGGTGGCATTTGGGCTCTCAATGA
- a CDS encoding beta-lactamase family protein yields the protein MFSALFCLAAQPDLATALDSIADRGKIPGLGAMVVSADSVLWTHYHGVKKSGTETPVDESTVWHLGSCTKALTALVVCRLADQGKLDLDKPVSQVFPDFKVDDGFAAVTLRHAMAHQSGLKANLAWWRFSGDQISARRRAAAEALSQPPSSEVGKYGYSNINFVMVGVAAEQVTGKLIEESISGELGALGIKSLGFGPTGPGGAWPHKEGVPMKDWDNDNAPSMTAAGLAHMTLPDWSKFAQQMLKSLQGESDRFPKSYIDGITNNPLGGHYAMGWVIAEQPWAKGRAYWHNGSNTMNYCILWLAPAKNRAILLVGNNGSATVQKEFDQMVLQIGRSEFVQGG from the coding sequence ATGTTTTCGGCTCTTTTTTGCCTTGCTGCTCAACCAGATTTGGCGACGGCTTTGGATTCGATTGCGGACCGGGGCAAAATCCCGGGCTTAGGCGCCATGGTCGTTTCGGCCGACTCGGTTTTGTGGACGCACTACCACGGGGTCAAAAAGTCCGGCACGGAGACCCCCGTCGACGAATCGACGGTTTGGCATCTTGGGAGTTGCACCAAGGCTTTGACCGCTCTCGTTGTGTGCCGCTTGGCCGACCAGGGCAAACTTGACCTTGACAAGCCGGTTTCCCAGGTCTTTCCCGACTTCAAGGTGGATGACGGGTTTGCCGCCGTCACCCTGAGGCACGCCATGGCCCACCAATCGGGACTGAAGGCCAATTTGGCTTGGTGGCGCTTTTCGGGGGATCAGATCTCGGCCCGCCGCCGGGCGGCGGCGGAAGCATTGTCCCAGCCGCCGAGTTCTGAAGTAGGAAAGTATGGTTATTCAAACATTAATTTTGTTATGGTCGGAGTGGCCGCCGAACAAGTGACCGGCAAGCTGATCGAGGAGTCGATATCGGGGGAATTGGGTGCGTTGGGGATTAAGAGTTTGGGTTTCGGCCCAACCGGCCCGGGCGGAGCCTGGCCCCACAAGGAGGGGGTTCCGATGAAAGACTGGGACAATGACAACGCCCCTTCGATGACGGCGGCAGGGCTGGCCCATATGACATTGCCGGACTGGTCGAAATTCGCCCAACAGATGTTGAAATCACTCCAAGGCGAGTCCGACCGGTTCCCAAAAAGCTATATCGATGGGATTACCAACAACCCCTTGGGAGGCCACTATGCAATGGGCTGGGTGATAGCCGAACAACCGTGGGCCAAAGGGCGGGCCTATTGGCACAACGGCAGCAACACCATGAACTACTGCATCCTTTGGCTTGCCCCCGCCAAAAACCGGGCGATCCTGCTTGTAGGAAACAACGGGTCGGCGACGGTGCAAAAGGAGTTCGACCAGATGGTTCTGCAAATCGGGCGATCCGAATTCGTTCAAGGCGGTTGA
- a CDS encoding DUF4623 domain-containing protein, whose protein sequence is MLSRKKTTLLGVAALSLVATAAQAQVTLTAKAGFGTGGWIAPAAASTLLDTGNNTRGFAYDGVTNQLIIVNRTGGNNVNLVNASTGAFNGTMDGSGFTGGTFTNNMVASVGGKVFVANLATSSTAPFKIYQFASATVGQTSTEIFNATSGLFRTGDDFDAILDANGRVAFAASGSMGTNAPFGYAYISSNGSSYSSAVVNGGMTNDGLRLGLTFGADENTVMGTKGLFTDGLFVIQNGVQLGQVTGLGTNSARPMDFAVVNGVPLLAVIDTVSSQVQVYDMTSPLAPVFVAQGNNTTGALTANGNGVGQVKFGQDATGAWSLYAMSTNQGLQAFDVSVVPEPGTMLILAGAAAIAARRRRK, encoded by the coding sequence ATGCTGAGTAGGAAAAAAACAACCTTGTTGGGCGTTGCCGCCCTTTCTTTGGTGGCCACCGCCGCCCAAGCCCAAGTCACCCTGACCGCAAAGGCCGGCTTTGGAACCGGCGGTTGGATTGCGCCGGCCGCTGCCTCGACCTTGTTGGACACAGGCAACAACACCCGCGGTTTCGCCTATGACGGCGTCACCAACCAACTGATCATTGTCAACCGGACCGGCGGCAACAACGTGAACCTTGTCAACGCCAGCACCGGTGCCTTCAACGGCACAATGGACGGATCTGGGTTCACCGGCGGCACGTTCACTAACAACATGGTGGCTTCGGTCGGCGGCAAGGTCTTTGTGGCCAACCTCGCGACGTCGTCCACCGCGCCGTTCAAGATCTATCAATTCGCATCTGCCACCGTTGGCCAAACTTCCACCGAAATCTTCAACGCGACTTCCGGGCTCTTCCGGACCGGTGACGATTTTGATGCGATTTTGGACGCCAATGGCCGGGTCGCCTTTGCCGCCAGCGGCAGCATGGGCACCAACGCCCCGTTCGGTTACGCCTACATCTCAAGCAACGGCAGCAGCTACAGTTCCGCTGTTGTCAACGGCGGCATGACAAACGATGGCCTCCGGCTCGGCTTGACTTTCGGTGCAGATGAAAACACCGTCATGGGCACCAAAGGGCTGTTCACCGACGGCTTGTTCGTCATCCAAAACGGCGTGCAACTCGGCCAAGTCACTGGACTCGGCACCAACAGCGCCCGCCCGATGGACTTTGCTGTCGTCAACGGGGTTCCGCTCCTTGCCGTCATCGACACCGTCAGCAGCCAAGTGCAGGTCTACGACATGACCAGCCCGCTCGCCCCGGTTTTCGTCGCTCAAGGCAACAACACCACCGGCGCGCTCACCGCGAACGGCAACGGGGTTGGCCAAGTTAAGTTTGGGCAAGACGCTACCGGTGCCTGGAGCCTTTACGCCATGTCCACGAACCAAGGTCTGCAAGCCTTCGATGTCAGCGTCGTGCCGGAACCGGGAACCATGTTGATTCTCGCCGGTGCCGCCGCCATCGCCGCCCGACGCCGCCGCAAATAA
- a CDS encoding serine hydrolase, with product MLTSIITYALIGASPLQTALKPKLDSVAKTFRGRLGYHLIDLTTGESIGYRDSERYPSASTIKTVLLVEAFNQIEEGRLKWDEKLTVPPIGKRNESMWAAHMIEGTQINIDGLCQLMMNVSDNTATVMLAERLGVENIEKRLLGWGFHDTACTIRPPASNQRLSRLYTSFKNMGVTSPLEMAQILKKIYDGKAASPAACRKITRIMESQYWDDFIDFTVPNDISVAAKVGALERSRSDTAIVFGPHPYILTVYTDNAADRSWGFHNEGHDAIRKIGSIVWNALNPGRPFHPSPEDERWAPTGGGVEDS from the coding sequence ATGTTGACCAGCATCATCACCTACGCGTTGATTGGGGCAAGCCCCCTGCAAACGGCCTTGAAACCAAAGTTGGACAGTGTCGCCAAAACATTCCGGGGAAGGTTGGGATATCACCTGATCGATCTGACCACCGGAGAATCAATCGGGTACCGGGACAGTGAGAGGTACCCCAGTGCCAGCACGATCAAAACCGTTTTGCTGGTCGAGGCGTTCAATCAAATCGAAGAAGGCCGTTTGAAGTGGGACGAGAAATTGACCGTTCCGCCGATAGGCAAAAGGAACGAAAGCATGTGGGCCGCCCACATGATAGAAGGGACGCAGATCAACATCGACGGCCTTTGCCAATTGATGATGAACGTGAGCGACAACACGGCGACCGTGATGCTTGCGGAACGGCTGGGGGTGGAAAACATCGAAAAGCGCCTTCTCGGATGGGGATTCCATGACACCGCCTGCACGATCCGCCCGCCGGCATCGAACCAGCGCCTGTCCCGGCTCTACACAAGTTTCAAAAACATGGGTGTGACCTCGCCTTTGGAGATGGCGCAGATTCTGAAAAAAATCTATGACGGCAAGGCGGCTAGCCCTGCCGCCTGCCGCAAGATCACCCGGATCATGGAAAGCCAATACTGGGATGACTTCATCGATTTCACGGTGCCGAACGACATATCGGTTGCCGCTAAGGTCGGGGCGTTGGAACGGAGCCGGAGCGATACGGCCATCGTTTTTGGGCCCCACCCCTACATTCTTACGGTCTACACCGATAACGCCGCCGACCGGTCTTGGGGATTCCACAACGAAGGGCACGACGCCATCCGCAAAATCGGTTCTATTGTTTGGAACGCATTGAATCCCGGACGCCCGTTCCACCCGTCGCCCGAGGATGAGCGGTGGGCCCCGACGGGTGGCGGGGTGGAAGACAGCTGA
- a CDS encoding RNA polymerase sigma factor: MSSIHLETSEPLDFQQLMEKSYKKVFNLAYRLSGNRSDAEDLTQEAFYRAFRKFDTFQGDRPFENWIFRIVTRLFLDMKRARSRRVQTVSSDAPLRADGYDDTVSFEAPDDRPTPSQALVGDTLSEELEHGLSHLTEDQRELVWLADVEGLPYDEIAVKFSAPVGTIRSRLHRAHKQLRRILEQVQNKTHVCGGFA; encoded by the coding sequence ATGTCCAGCATCCATCTTGAAACTTCCGAACCGCTCGACTTCCAACAACTGATGGAGAAGAGCTACAAGAAGGTTTTCAACTTGGCGTATCGGCTGAGTGGAAACCGGAGTGACGCTGAGGACTTGACTCAGGAAGCTTTTTACCGGGCGTTCCGCAAGTTCGACACATTTCAAGGTGACCGCCCCTTTGAAAACTGGATTTTCCGGATTGTGACGCGGTTGTTCTTGGACATGAAGCGGGCGCGCAGCCGTCGGGTGCAAACCGTGAGCAGCGATGCCCCCCTGCGGGCCGACGGGTACGACGACACGGTGAGTTTTGAAGCCCCGGATGACCGGCCGACGCCATCGCAGGCGTTGGTTGGGGATACGCTGAGCGAGGAGTTGGAGCATGGCTTGTCTCACCTGACCGAAGACCAGCGGGAATTGGTTTGGCTTGCCGACGTGGAAGGATTGCCCTACGATGAAATCGCGGTCAAGTTCTCGGCCCCGGTCGGGACGATCCGGAGCCGCCTGCACCGGGCCCACAAGCAGCTGCGGCGAATTCTGGAACAAGTCCAGAACAAGACGCATGTTTGCGGCGGCTTTGCCTGA